CCGAAATCGAACCCACTATCTCGAGTTTAGCAGCGGAACGCCGTAGTTACATGAGCTACCGAGGCGAGGGGAAAAAAACTATTGTATTATTTTGTGACCACTGTCGGTAAGGCTCACGTCAAGTACGGCGGCAAAAATAATAGTAATACTAGCTAGGCGAGCTGGTAGCTGTTCATGGTTGCAGGGGTAGCGTTAAACTGACACGGGACGAAAGAAAGACACAGTACGACGGACAATTAAAGCACCGTGTCCATCGTATTGTGCTTTTCGTACGTCCCGTGTCAATTTAGTGCTACCCCTGCAAACATCCCGTCAAACATGCGCAGTACTTTCAGTAAAGTGGTTGTATGCAGTAATACTAAGCATGTTGAAATAAATTGAAGCCACATTGGGTAAACAGAGAATGATGTTCACGAGCCCCTTTTCCCCGTGGTGACCGCGACTGAGAGAAATAGAGAAGCTGACTCTTGTATATCTCGCCTAAGAGAGAAGACTCAGACTCGAGTAAATGCAGTTCGTTCAGTGCGTTCTGGACGTACGTCTCTCCCGATCCTCTCTTAAGGTCCgctcacggtgtaagatatatatacgtatatatcttacaccgtgggtcTGGTTAAAACCCCCACTGCACGAGGTCCTCTCCAGTTCATTAACGGCTAGCTTTCTCGAACAAGAGTCATGGTCCCACGGTCAAGGCACGATACAGGAACGCCTCCAACCATCGCAATGTAGGACCACCGTAATCGCCGGGCCATGGCGCTCAGTAGAGTCGCAGTCCATGGCGCGTACTCGAAGTCATAAATCGGGGCCCCCCCACTGGTTGAGGAAACTTTCGCTACCCGTGTGCCCCGAAATGGTTGCGCCCGCCCCATGCACGGATGTGCGAGGCGCTAACGGAGCCGTTCCGGCCAACACTGCAACGTGAGTTCGAGGGAGCGCTTTCAGGAACACCACGCCTAAGCAAGTTGCGACCTGTTCCGACCACGGCAGTTCACCCGCATCTCGGTTTCGTTTATAGGAGTCACCAAATTCGACATTTATGCTGCTGTATCCGTGAACTGTCACAGGCGTCGTGTCGCTCTACCCGACACAGAGGGGTCACTTTAACCTCAGCTTGCTGTCCAtggtttttagagcgcagctcttgagCGCCCGTTCCTGGGGCGAGCGTTGGCGTCggtgtaaccgagtgaacgatcacagcgaagaatgaaagagcgaaggcggagcgcagcggggggtGTTGACGGCGTTACCGAAGAGAGCGGGCGGTGGAAAGCCGAGAAGGGCgcagcagaaccatgaggcggaaagcggaggaggagggtatggcgaaagcgtgagaaaaagcgtagtgccacgcaagacgggctctgtggcgacgatggctacggtatggcgccagagtagcacgcgtcgtctgtatggaaacaaaccACTCGGAGGTCTGTCTGTGGTGGTTGCTGTGAATCGTACCCACGCgacacccacgcgctgcctcgtgatctcccgattatTGAGGCAGTCGtcccacacttcgctccgtttgcaacatgccgcacgagatAAATTGTCCGTGGCAGCTAATATATCGCGAAGTGAAAACACGTACAGATCTGCgcacaaatttcgcattaggaagcaTCGTAATTGTGGGTGATTTTAAAAAATACTTTTCATTCTTTGAGCTTATTCACTAAGCAGtcatttttgtaaaaaaaaagaactcaagGCCCTACATTAATATTCTGCGTCTACAGTCGATAAAATTAAGCTTTCGTTTTTAGATGCGACATATTTTGTAGAATTCGGTTTGGTGATTGTATAATGGCAGTGTTTACGCGTTtcacacgtactttattaataAAATTGGATGTGGCCTCAAGGCAAAGGTCCCTGGTAACTTCAGGAATTAGCAGAGGCGCGGCTAGTTTCATGCGTGAAGTTCAAACGGACATAGAACTACGCGGAGCTTATGCTTTGGGACAACTCATACCTGAGAGAATGATTCTAGTTTCACATGTCTTACAAGCTTCCTTAAATGCCTCTACAGAATGGTGAAGTATCTTTGTAACGCCGGTTTTCAACACGCCTCTGCAGACATCGCTTCGTGTCTCATAAATCCATGTCATCTTTCAAGTTGCGACGACAATGACGGAAAAAGTGAAGCTCGTTGCGTTTGTGAAGAAGGTCCGCTTTTCACTAGTGACTGCAAGCGTAAGTATTGACGTTTTGTGTCAAATAACACTACAAGTGTGGTTCCCTTCTCGGTCGTACAGGGAGGGTGgtttctgtaagagtccacctagggGAGTGTTCATTTCGGCTGTCGTCGACTGGCTCTAGCTggacgagcgagaaggagacgtGCACCTGGAGCCAATCGGCGACAGCctaaatggacagtccactaggtgccCTCTTTCCCCCCCTCTTCCCAGGTTTATGCAGTTGTATACTTATAGGTCGCAAGCAATAACATTGTAGCTATCCTCGTTGTATAAAGCTATATCGGTCAGTATCTTGAGCAGGCAGAAATTTAACACCGGGAATAGCAATACGCTTGCGATACACATAGTGTAATTCTCTTTAAACCACGCCAAACAATCTTGCTGATGTTGAATATTGTGCGAGTTGGTCCAGCTCGCCAATACCAATATAGCATACCCATAGGGAAGCTTACCGATGCGTGTCCAAAGGCAACGGCGTCTGGTTTATCGCTCTGAGTATTTTGCCTCTTCTTTCGTGCTGTGTGGTTAGTGCGCTGTCCATCGGTGAGAAGGCACAATGCCGTAAAAGAAAGAATGAGAAACCCTTGTTCAAGGCAATGTGGCGTATATAAGGAAGCAAGCAGATTATCAGCTATAGAATTCGGTCGCTTGCAGCATTTTCACGTCGAATCTAATGCGCTAACTATAGCTAAAGCGCCTGTGCAGAACACGCGTATATAGGATAGCTTACCCTCCAAAAAATGTGCCCTAGTTGTGcaaaaaatgtgcactagtgctTCGCGCCTCGTGCAGGGCGAGGCTCAAGCTTCAGAATattctattttgtttatttttcagcGAAAGCCACCTTCATGGAAAAGTGTGCATCCATTGGCGGCCGGCTTAAAGCATATAGCGATGGGAATGGTCCCGTCAAATGTGTCTGCCCTCGTGGAACTCTGCTTGACAAAGGAATGTGCCAGTGTAAGTTGTACCTCGGAAGTGGTACGCGACAAAATAGCTACTTGCCGTTTCCTTATAACGGAGTTATCTGCGCTCCTGAATAGAACTAATGATCACCATGCGAGGGCTTGCTGAAAAagcacttctttttttattattattattagaactCATGGAGGACCAGAATAGAGGGCACCAGCTGAGCTCGACCTCTCTATTTTTCCTGTCAATAAAATTCCTCCCTCTCTATTTATTACTCGTGAAAATGCACCTTTAAATGCTAGTAGTTTCAGTATATATTGTTAACAAGTACTAGTCCACAGTACCTAAACGCCTTGTTTCAAAAGACAACGCAGGATTTTAATACTGGTCACTTTGGAAGTGCCAATATCTGAATAGGTTTGCTAGCTGGGCAGTTTTCAACTAGAACAGTCGATTTTTCCCTCACCGTGCTGGCTGCCAGTTCGATACGTTCACCGGCACGCCATTTGTCGGTTTTCCAGTTCTCCCTAAGTTGTCACATTATAAACTGCATTGCAAGGAGACAACTGAACCACTGAATTCTCGCTAGTGGATTCATTAAAATGTCTTTTCACTGTCGCGTTATCTAAAGTTGTGGGACATAACCAGCCGTCCCCATTATTTCGTTTTTTTATTGTTGTCATCGGTCTCCTATGAGTACAATGGCATCCGCTCGTTTTCTCCGATCCATCTTCCCGGCGACCACCCAATATTGGAGCTTATTGCGTCAGCTGGTTCGTCAACTGCAGGTATATTGGTTGGTTTTAGTATGCTGTACTGCCTTAAGAACAAGACATATTTTCAACAGCAGCATGACAATTTTAATAGTTAGTCATACTTTGCACACAGCCTATCAATAAATTTGAATGATGCGATGTTGACCCGGCGTGTCgtcattccatttttttttttcaattctgttTGTGTATTCGCGAAAAGGTCTTAAAAAAAGCTACAGGATACCTCACACATGATGCATGACACGGATCAACATCTAAACTGGTATCTGTAATGCGTTTCAGCCATTGCCTGTTTGTTCCCATACCTCACGTGCGGGGAAATTTGTGCTGATCCCAAGCTGAGAGAGGACTCTCGTTGCTGTCAAGGATGGGAGGCCGGGAGTTGTAACGGTAAGAACAATGCGAACGTTCGTAAAGTCATTATTATTCTCACTGCAAGTACAAGTATAGCAAATGTTTCACCGTCGATTGCCAAGTATTAAATCATAATGTTAATGGGGCAAAGACAATTACATTGTTACCGTATATACTTTCGCGCAGCCTTCTCGGTTTATTTTAGACTCAGTATCCTTGCTCTAAAGGAAAGTGAGGACATGCCCTGGGCCAAAATATTTCATGCCCACTTGAAATGCTCTCCTGCTTCTGTTCAGCGCTAGTAGCAGACGCACTGCTGCATTGTTATATCAGTATTCTACCAGAGCATGAGCCATTTTACTCCGATTAGTTTCGTGAAATCAGCTCTCCACAGTGGTGAGTAAACAACAAATGTTCTCTCCCTTCTGCAAGCAGAGCCTCACGGTTCCGGACCCAACTGCGAACCAGGTACCATATGGAGCGTTACAAGCAACACTTGCAAGAGTACGTGCTTTTGTATAAATTTTAGGTTGTGTGTTCGGTAAATTAACTTTCTTTATCAACCGTTGCTCTTTAGGAATACATAGACGATAAACAGGCGCATTTTCGCCGAGTCAAAAGAGGGCAAACACACGACTTGTATTGCCCGGTATAATTTGTGCACTTGTTAATCCTGTGAGTATGAGATGTAGCTTATTTGCTTTCTTTTGCATCGCCTAAAGTGCGCACTTGTTAATCTTGCGAGTATGAAATGTAGCTTAATTTGCTTTCTTTTGCATCACCTAACATGTGCACTTGTTAATCCCGCTAATATGAAATGTAGCTtaatttgctttcttttttctcgcctAAAGTGTGCAGCTGTTAAGGGGAGGTGTGGGTCCTTGaccgaaaattttaaaaatctatATTTATTTTGCTAGAGTGCTGTACACTTCTACATATATGTAATTTCATGTCCTTGTTTCAAATATGAGGCCCATTTTTGTTTATCTCATTTGGTTTTAATCTAATGCAAGTATCCTTTAAATATTTTCTGCAAAGAGTTGCAAAATATCTTATGCATAGATTTCGCTAAATAGGGTAATAATGGCTTCTGTATGGTTCAAGGAATTCcgtaagaccaaccttattgctctgccCTACCTAGACCATGAGTTGCGAGGTTTCGAAGGTGAAATTCGAAACACTGTTTTTCTGGTGCTCAACCTTGAAGTCTCGCAACTTGTTTTTtaggtaaggcagagcaataaggttggtcttacgGCATTCCTTGAATGATACAAAAGCCATTGATACCCTGCTTAGCGTATTCGAAAGAACGTAAACTTGCAAGCCTTTGCAAAAAAATTGTTTAGAGGAAGCTCACATAAAATTAAAACCAGAGGGGATAACCAAAAATGAACTGGATATTCAAAATAAGCACATATCATTACATATATGTGCAACCTTACAGCACCATATCTcgaagaatatttttttttctagaacccACTTCCCCCTTAATCCTGTGAATATGAAGATGTAgctccatttgctttcttttgCCTCGCCTGAACTGTGCACCTGTTAATCCTGCAAGTATGCGATGTAGCTTAATTTGATTTCTTTTGCCAGGGCAGAAGTGTGCAACTGTTAATCCTGCAAATATGCTTGTGGGGGACTGGGTGCTAGTGAGGAAAGGACTCGCCTAAAGTGTACACCCGTTAGTCCAGCAAGTATGAGATCTAACTTGTGTGCTTGTTAATCCTGCACGTTTGAACCAGTTAGCCCAGTAGCATGTTCTATTAAGAGTAGACTTAGTTAAGAGAACCTTTATCTGTTTTAGAAGTGCATATGTGCTTGAACTTagggctttttttctttcttttttttaaattggggATGCAGATGCCTGCAGTGCTGGTCTTGTAGAGCCGATATGTAAGCGTGGTTGTAATGCTTTGGACGAAACCACAACAAACTACACATGCCAGTGCTCAGATGGCGAAGAACTGAGCGCAGACGGACTATCGTGCAACAGTAAGACCTGATTCATTTTCTTGCTCTGATTTTTGGCAGTTTCTTTTAGTGCAGCttaagctgttataggctcattcATATATAggcgtttcggttcgcgatgatgccgccgccggcgtttggccgtaacAGCTATCATCGGAAATGCGGGAAAAaggtacccgctctccgccgggatcgaacccaggcccgcagCGTGTGAGTCGGATACTGTACCACTGAGCCGCGCAAGCGCATGCTATCTGGCAGCAgaaacgcgccctataggcaggcgcaCAGACGCAGACGacctgagcctccgccagtatggcggcgccatctagttaaagtgcctgcaaccacTGCGCGCGCAGGCGctgacgacgagatgcgattcaaacgaggtgcgcaatcaacgctatctcGATGTTaaatgtgcgccacgtattctgggtacctcttcggtacatggTATGACGTCTCCTCACACGGTACAAACCGCTGCTgaaaaagcgaatcgtagagctacgtgcgcggctacaaccaggcatcatcgggctcagcagactgctgtgcagagagcaatacaagcagcagctcgctgtcgacgccgggcggacagtttagatcgttgtcgtcaaaatcgaggcgaagacaatttgccgcgaagaccctgttatGCGTAgcgccgaaattggagctactcttgcgccgctcaaccagcttacgctgtgactgtgctgcgtgtgccgtgcaggcctgtgacgtttttgTACATTCATTTCGTTTATAGTTGTGGTTACCGCTGTTGCGGTACCGTTGTGTTAACGCTGTTAACAAAAGCTATTCGAAATCAGGTAAAGCAGCGTTAGTTTACAGAATTTGAACCTATTCGCAATACTTTCTCCCTAAAAAATAGGTTTGCTCTCTAAACTACGACCCACACACGTCGTTTGATCAGgaattcttttattttattttattttgcattcaCCATCAAGCTTTAACAAGATTACCTACCTACCTTCATTGTCTCGGTCACTTATTCTGCTCCCAATAAAATCACAAGACCTCtacttttttttacctttttgtCATCTTCCCACCTTCTTCTAGGAGGCAGTAGTAAAGCGCTTAGTAAACCCGAGGACAAAAAGGAGACACGCGGGCGCTACTCACAGCAATGAAGTTTAATTTCTTGACAGaaccaaacaaaaagaaaagtgccATTGAAAGCACGTCACCAACCACGTGAACCAAATTGCCCCGGAGACCAAGATAACAAGATAGAGCGTACAAACAAGAAGAATGACATTTAGTTACGCATGCACAGAAAATTCAGTTCTTTGTCGGGCAACGCTAAGGAAGTCCAACAAAGAACTGAATTTCTTGCGCATGCGTAACTAATTGTCATTCTTCGTGTTTGTACGCTTTATCTTGTCATCTTGCTCCCCGATGGCAACGTGGTTCACGTGGTGACCAAGCATTCCTTATTTTATAGCTATAATAATAACTAGAAAGTTTCGCTGTTTGCGTATAAAAATAAATTACGCAGCTAACGTAACCATTCACTCTTTAAATGAAACTTCTACTAACATTCGTTATAACGCCATTTGTACCACAACTCACCTTGTTACagagaaagaaagctgcagtgACGAAGAAATTAAACAATGTGCCGAGAGAGGACGCCAGTGCATATTTCGAGACTCAAAAGTCCAGTGCAGGTGCCCAGGAAGCACGTTAGACCAGGACGGCAGATGTTCGGGTAAGCCACTGAACCCCCCCTACTTATCAACagaaagcgaatagctttcttcgaCTATTTTTCGTGGTGGTCGGTGGTGGTAGGGCCTTCAGTGCCGATTCAAAGGCGCCGATACAAAGGCACACGTTCTCAGGTAACTGAGCTTCGGGGTGCGTTCACAGCAGAACGCGAGCTACGTCTTTGATACGCACGTGCGGTCGCGCGATAGATTTATGGCGTCTGGAGCTTTACGGGCCGTGGTGGAGCACTCGGGAAGAACAGCCCAGCTCCTCTAACCCTGCCCTCTCCCCGTGTGGCGCCCGCGGAAGAGGGCTTCCAAGGCGTAGAGCAGATGGGCAGTCAGCTTCCACGCCCATGGTCGCGCCGCTGGAGACATACGACGAATCGGCTTATACGTACAAACACCTTACCACCAATACATATGTGCTACTTATTGGCTATGTTCTCTACGAAATGGCGCACTGAAACAACAAACGATGCCTTAATATGCTCAGTGCAACAAGTATATGCCGTCTAACGCATCATTTttgaagagaatgaatgaatgaatttattAAAGGCGCTGCCACTTAATCATCACCTGAATCAGACTACCTTAGTCAAGCGATTTGCTTTCTAAAAGAGCTCGGCTAtttgcttacattgacaatcatcgtcgataaTTTCTGAACATTTTTTTTGTCGCAAGAAAAGTCAGACATGCCATATATGTTACCACTAAAAATTCGTTGAGTCGAAATTTtgcatccactttcatttttgATATTGTTTGTTGGAAGAGATACACAGATTATAAGAAAGGTGCGCAGGTCATCTGCCAAGTCCGAAGGCGCTGCTGTTACAACTGCCACGTCCCGAGCTTTTGTGACATTGTGAAATACGAGGATGTATTTTCGTAGTTCTTCACCCAGTGCTTGTAATGTTCACCATTTCCAGCTGCTCGGAACAACTCTAACTTTCTTGTGAAGTTATTAATGTAAGCGgagtttctttttccttttgttttttcaTTATTTGGAGGCTTCTTCGCTAAGGTATGCAGTGGCGGAACATTTGTGCGTTTTCTTGTCATTATGCAATGCGTAATTGTTTTCAAGGGCGTAGATTTGGACGAGTTAGCCCAGCGTGGCTTCCAGAAACAGAACGGGAATTACAGGCACCTACGAAAGACCTGTACACACTGAGCGCTAGGCCGAACTTTTGCGATTTTGTAGCCCCTTTGTAGCATGTTTCTTTCTTACTGCCTGCCATTTTCCCCGCTCTGTCTTCAAAGAACCAGTAGCGTCTTGATCTATTATTGAAACACAACGGATGTCACAGGTAGAATGGACATGCAGGTAGAATGGACAGAATGATATTTCAGCAAGAATGTTCGGACAATGCGTACTGTATGACGTCACAGTGTTCAAAGGAGAGGTTTGTCGGTTTTTAACACGGACACCTCCTGGCGGCATTTTTTAGGCAGGTGCTAACGTTATAGAGGGCAGCAAATAAGATCTGCGAGGTATAATTTCCGTGCGTACTTCTCAAAACGTCCAGGTTAACTGTCAACACCCGCAAGCTGCCTCATTTTCTAACTTCAAGATACGGTTATTTAAATTCCAACATTTCAAATTTCATTATGACGATGCGAAGTGCCAAACGAGACGAACGATGCCTCGATTAGGTTTCATAAAAAAGTTCGGATCGCGCTTTGTTGCACTACCTGCTCTGGCTTCTTTCAGACAACTGCACTGTAGAAAAGATGCGCGAATGCGCTGGACCACTTAGTCGGTGTGTCATCGAAGGTAACAAAGAGACGTGCGTATGCCCTGAGCCGCTCCTGTGGAATCATACTTCCAAGCAGTGCATTCCAGGTGGGTGCAACTTCTTCCGACCATTGTCCAGTAAAAAATACACTTCTTATTCCTAAAGACTGTCCTCACATGACACCACTATTTGTCTGGAGTCTTGAAACGGGCCACGTGGCAAACACTAAGCTTCATGCATGCCGCTTTTTAttgtaattatatggacactccaggcgcatttcggccgtcgccgtcgtcgtcaccgtgaggttccgtataaagtccacaggcgataaaatcgtcgccacgcgccgcacgctttatgtgcgagtgaaagcgtgcgacggtgagccggcaagggcgggaagcgggaaggaagcacgcaGTATTCTAGCCACGCACAACGGTCTGCAGGGAGCaaagggaggtggaggggcctcGCTTAACTgccgccgcgcgctcccgccggcgCGGAAAGCTCCAGGGGGAGGGTGGGCAGGTGTCCTAAACCAAGCTAGAGCTAAACCGATGGAGTGCGAAAGTGGGCGCGCAAGATTGTGCTTTGTTAACACCACCTCCggaatcaaaaaaaaaaacatatagtGAGGTTTCCCTTCGTGAACatgggttacgcgcaagcgtacggGTGCTGTTCCGCAGTTTCTGAGCTTTGCCGCCTTGCCTGACACACCCGCATTGTCGCAAACCGCCTAGCACGTTCTTCGGGAGTCTCCTTAGCACGCCTAGCCCGCACCTTTTGCCGGTCTTGTTCACCTCCTGCGCGGCGCTTGCTGACGAcatcggggtcggtcgactcacgctcggcctgtcgccgcttgcgttgctgcgcGGTCCTTCTCGCTCGGCGCTCGGCATCTCGATCGCCCGAGGAACCCGGTACCTCCACTGCGCACACAGAGCCCGTAGCAACTGCCGGAGGAGGTGAACCCAACACGCCTCCGCCTACGATCCGCCTCCTTCATCCTCCCCTCTGCACCACGAGCTCCTCCGTACCCTCCGCGACGCGCCCTCCTCCTTCCCACCCCAGGCGCCCTCCTCCTCCGGTGCTTGCTTTCCTCTCCCATCTCAGCGGCCTCTGACTTAATCTTGACGATTTCACGCGTAAAAATAAGCGTGGTGGTATGCAAAATATCGTTTGCATTTCATGCGTATCACCCAAGTTAATAGTCCAATTGAAAATTCGGAGCTAGGCACTTAGAAAATTTGACAAGGCCAAACCATGTGACCGAACGAAAGCTGTGTCGCTAATGCAAGACTCGTGTGCCAGGGCTTGTGGCCCTACAATGTGTTAAGAAGTTATCATCCACGGGTCACCAACGCGCACATGATTTCCATACTCTTGCGCTGCAGACTGCTTGCATACAAtgtatcgtgcacgtttcgcgtcACGTGCCTGTTGAAGCGGTGCAGGTAGATATAGCCCACGTTTTCCTGGACTGTCTCATATATGCTCAGCAAACGTGGCAGCTATCAAAAAATTTAGAAAGCTGGAGAACCATCCAGTGCCACTTGGGAGAATACTTGGACCATGGACAGTTTGTGGCCTTGAAAGGAAAGCTTTCATTGCAGTGCATTCCTTGCTTATTGTGACGGGCCTGTGCTCAAAATAATAGAGACAATTTCAAACAGTGGCTCACGTTCGTTATTGATGATTAGTCTATTTTTCCCTCTTGTATGCGTTAGGGTTTGCGCGTTTTATATGGTTCTTTTTATGAATTTTATTATGTTTATGCATTTGTATTTTCTAATTTCTTCGCACAAACTTACGTTTTACATATAAATGAATAGGAGCAAATGAAACCATACTTTAATATATATCCAGCTGAACCCCAGTTAACCATACCTACTTGATTGAATAAACGTTGACTTCTTGCACATTTGGTGCGATAGGTGCGTTTGAATGTGACCTTCGGGTGATTGGCTCCGGCTTGAGATAACTGCCGTAAACATGTAAAGGTGTAATTGAAGCGCTCTTTTGGGCATATAAAGAAGCAAACTAATCTTGATATTTTGTCTTTGTTATTAATAGGCATGGAGACAAAGAAGTGCATGGTTTGATGCCAGCGCAATTCGGGTTTATTAGGCTGGGCTGCCATATTATTGCAGCACCTTTCCACGTGCCATCTAATAACAGAGCGAAAGGTTTCTTCTGTGATTTTGGTGATACGTAGAATTTGCAGCTTTTCGTACATTGAGGCATAAAAAATTTAATTTTGAGACAACTGTTACAACGGCTGTTTCACTGAAAGACATGTTACAACGACCGTTGCACGGTAGTGTTGCAGACCCCAGGAAACAGAAGACGTTGGGATGAGTACAAGAGACTCACGAACGCTTAAGTCCACCATGCGAAGGAAGGGTGCATGCGTATTTACTGAATTTTCTTTGATCTCATTACGCCCGTAACTGATTTAGCTCTAGGTTTGTGTCCCAGCTCCTATTCTTTTTTCGTAATATTGCGTTTAAAATATTGTTCCAACAGTGAAACTTGCTCCAAAGCCCATTTCTCAGCCATTTCGTTTACTTCGAGTGAGTATTAATATATTCGTTTTGCATTTCTAGAGGAGCAGTTCCGGTATGTTACAAAGTTCACACTGTACCATGACACATCGGAAGAAAATGACGGAACCCAAGACCCTTGCCAATGACCCAGAACTGACTGCAGTTGTTCAGAACGCTGTAAGTTTACAGTGGAAATTATACTTTCATCCCGCAATGTTTTTCAACCACGTTTAAGATCATCGTCTTATCGTCAACGGGCGCTGCCCACATTTTCTTAGAAGGGTAATACGAATGGAAGTTGTTCCCATGTGTCTCTTTCTTTGGGTATATATTTCAATTCGCGCATCCATGACCTTGATGCAAGTCATCTGGCCCAATCTTTCACCTTACTAAGATAGTGTGAACTAGTCGCATATGTTCCCGGGCACTTGGTAGGCTTCTTTAGTGTCGATCTACACAAATAGCGATTTCTGTCGTCTAAACGATAATTTTTCAGCGATTGGCTGTAATAACATTCCTTTTTTCTAGTTTTCAGTATTGAAACACTTTTTAATATCGTTTAATTATGCATTATGATGGGGTCCAAGGGGTAAAATCTTAAGTACAAGAGGAATGTGCTAGATAATTCATGTTTCTTAGATCT
This Dermacentor silvarum isolate Dsil-2018 chromosome 6, BIME_Dsil_1.4, whole genome shotgun sequence DNA region includes the following protein-coding sequences:
- the LOC119456175 gene encoding glycoprotein antigen BM86-like isoform X1, which translates into the protein MHEVGDVVRALVATLIVRDCAVAALSLMHEQDENICKSVESFCGSANCSARSNIQSFVCECGKYHYFNATARKCYHIASCLINPCHLSSCDDNDGKSEARCVCEEGPLFTSDCKPKATFMEKCASIGGRLKAYSDGNGPVKCVCPRGTLLDKGMCQSIACLFPYLTCGEICADPKLREDSRCCQGWEAGSCNEPHGSGPNCEPGTIWSVTSNTCKNACSAGLVEPICKRGCNALDETTTNYTCQCSDGEELSADGLSCNKKESCSDEEIKQCAERGRQCIFRDSKVQCRCPGSTLDQDGRCSDNCTVEKMRECAGPLSRCVIEGNKETCVCPEPLLWNHTSKQCIPEEQFRYVTKFTLYHDTSEENDGTQDPCQ
- the LOC119456175 gene encoding glycoprotein antigen BM86-like isoform X4, which translates into the protein MLSCDDNDGKSEARCVCEEGPLFTSDCKPKATFMEKCASIGGRLKAYSDGNGPVKCVCPRGTLLDKGMCQSIACLFPYLTCGEICADPKLREDSRCCQGWEAGSCNEPHGSGPNCEPGTIWSVTSNTCKNACSAGLVEPICKRGCNALDETTTNYTCQCSDGEELSADGLSCNKKESCSDEEIKQCAERGRQCIFRDSKVQCRCPGSTLDQDGRCSDNCTVEKMRECAGPLSRCVIEGNKETCVCPEPLLWNHTSKQCIPEEQFRYVTKFTLYHDTSEENDGTQDPCQ
- the LOC119456175 gene encoding glycoprotein antigen BM86-like isoform X3, giving the protein MLSMVKYLCNAGFQHASADIASCLINPCHLSSCDDNDGKSEARCVCEEGPLFTSDCKPKATFMEKCASIGGRLKAYSDGNGPVKCVCPRGTLLDKGMCQSIACLFPYLTCGEICADPKLREDSRCCQGWEAGSCNEPHGSGPNCEPGTIWSVTSNTCKNACSAGLVEPICKRGCNALDETTTNYTCQCSDGEELSADGLSCNKKESCSDEEIKQCAERGRQCIFRDSKVQCRCPGSTLDQDGRCSDNCTVEKMRECAGPLSRCVIEGNKETCVCPEPLLWNHTSKQCIPEEQFRYVTKFTLYHDTSEENDGTQDPCQ
- the LOC119456175 gene encoding glycoprotein antigen BM86-like isoform X2, whose translation is MHEVGDVVRALVATLIVRDCAVAALSLMHEQDENICKSVESFCGSANCSARSNIQSFVCECGKYHYFNATARKCYHIASCLINPCHLSSCDDNDGKSEARCVCEEGPLFTSDCKPKATFMEKCASIGGRLKAYSDGNGPVKCVCPRGTLLDKGMCQSIACLFPYLTCGEICADPKLREDSRCCQGWEAGSCNEPHGSGPNCEPGTIWSVTSNTCKNACSAGLVEPICKRGCNALDETTTNYTCQCSDGEELSADGLSCNKKESCSDEEIKQCAERGRQCIFRDSKVQCRCPGSTLDQDGRCSEEQFRYVTKFTLYHDTSEENDGTQDPCQ